In the genome of Elephas maximus indicus isolate mEleMax1 chromosome 6, mEleMax1 primary haplotype, whole genome shotgun sequence, one region contains:
- the LOC126078364 gene encoding small cysteine and glycine repeat-containing protein 7-like has translation MGCCGGGCGGGCGGGCGGDSGGGRGGGCGGGCGSCTTCRYYRVGCCSGCCPCCCGCCGGCCSVPVVCCCRRPCSCGSCGCGCGRGCCQQKGCWEKQCCC, from the coding sequence ATGGGTTGCTGTGGCGGGGGCTGTGGCGGTGGCTGTGGTGGTGGCTGCGGTGGAGACTCCGGTGGCGGCCGCGGTGGTGGCTGTGGCGGGGGCTGTGGCAGCTGCACCACCTGCAGGTACTACCGGGTGGGCTGCTGCTCCGGCTGCTGCCCCTGCTGCTGCGGCTGCTGTGGGGGCTGCTGCAGTGTCCCCGTGgtctgctgctgccgccgccccTGTAGCTGTGGCTCGTGTGGCTGTGGCTGCGGGAGGGGCTGTTGCCAGCAGAAGGGCTGCTGGGAGAAGCAATGCTGCTGCTAG